Proteins found in one Acipenser ruthenus chromosome 18, fAciRut3.2 maternal haplotype, whole genome shotgun sequence genomic segment:
- the LOC131698658 gene encoding putative E3 ubiquitin-protein ligase UBR7 yields MAVNEGDEVVLSMVDVLEENEELENEASAVLGGSDPEKCSYPKGYVKRQALYACSTCTPKDEDPAGICLACSYKCHEGHDLYELYTKRNFRCDCGNSKFKGFECKLYSGKDTLNTNNKYNQNFVGLYCTCKRPYPDPEDEISDEMIQCIVCEDWFHGRHLGAISTESVELQEMICVSCTNRTPFLWAYAAQLAAPSMTLVGPIEADVDMSMEETEGKKGVKEETENKASEPSAEETPTCKSEGQQPSTSTASDQKPVINGETACKRKLDQAETETCKLEKLKAKSFVQKNTAIYLPYNWRSNLCTCQRCKKTYAESEVPFLFDESDTVLAYEKRGQSSQESDTESRDPLMAALSGMDRVQQLEMIYEYNDLKTELKDYLKRFADEGKVVTSEDIQDFFEQLRSRKRRRVDNNHHYST; encoded by the exons ATGGCGGTAAATGAAGGAGATGAGGTTGTTCTTTCTATGGTGGATGTCCTAGAAGAAAACGAAGAGTTAGAGAATGAAGCCTCTGCTGTGTTGGGGGGCAGTGATCCTGAGAAATGTTCATATCCTAAG GGTTACGTTAAGAGACAGGCCCTCTATGCTTGCAGTACCTGCACCCCGAAAGACGAGGATCCAGCGGGGATATGCCTGGCCTGCTCCTACAAGTGTCACGAGGGGCATGACCTCTATGAGCTTTACACCAAAAG gaACTTTCGTTGTGATTGTGGCAACAGCAAGTTTAAAGGCTTTGAGTGCAAGCTCTATTCT ggaAAAGACACATTAAATACCAATAACAAATACAATCAAAACTTTGTTGGTTTATACTGCACCTGCAAAAGGCCTTATCCTGATCCTGAAGACGAG ATTTCAGATGAGATGATCCAGTGTATTGTGTGTGAAGACTGGTTCCATGGCAGG CATCTTGGTGCCATCTCTACAGAGAGTGTGGAGCTCCAGGAGATGATCTGCGTGTCCTGCACAAACAGAACCCCCTTCCTCTGGGCCTACGCAGCACAGCTAGCAG CTCCTTCTATGACTCTAGTGGGCCCCATCGAGGCTGACGTGGACATGAGTATGGAGGAGACTGAGGGAAAGAAGGGGGTCAAGGAGGAGACTGAGAACAAGGCCTCTGAGCCAAGTGCAGAGGAAACTCCCACCTGCAAGAGTGAAGGACAGCAGCCTTCCACCAGCACTGCTTCTGACCAGAAG CCGGTCATCAATGGAGAGACTGCCTGTAAAAGGAAATTGGATCAAGCCGAGACAGAGACTTGTAAGCTAGAGAAACTGAAAGCAAAGTCGTTTGTACAGAAAAACACTGCCATCTACTTGCCATACAACTGGCGCAGCAATCTGTGTACCTGCCAGAGGTGCAAG AAAACCTATGCAGAATCTGAAGTGCCCTTTCTGTTTGATGAGTCGGACACAGTGCTAGCCTATGAGAAGAGAGGACAGTCCAGTCAGGAGAGTGACACAGAAAGCAGAGATCCTCTTATGGCAGCTTTGAGCGGCATGGACAGGGTCCAGCAACTGGAGATGATATATG AGTACAACGACCTGAAGACTGAGTTGAAGGATTATTTGAAGAGGTTTGCCGATGAAGGCAAG GTGGTAACCAGTGAGGACATCCAGGACTTTTTTGAACAGCTACGGTCTAGGAAGAGAAGAAGGGTTGATAACAACCACCATTACTCCACTTGA
- the LOC117424223 gene encoding lysosomal enzyme trafficking factor isoform X2 has translation MMNFRQRMGWIGVGLYLLASVAAVYYVFEINQTYNRLTLEHIKQTPEEPQPGESSWAHSLKSRLLSFPFWLWTTIFLIPYLQVFLFLYSCTRADPKTIGYCILPICLAVICNRHQTFAKASNQISRFQLIDT, from the coding sequence ATGATGAACTTTCGTCAGCGGATGGGATGGATCGGTGTGGGGCTGTACCTGCTGGCTAGCGTTGCTGCAGTTTACTACGTCTTCGAGATTAACCAGACGTATAACCGGCTCACCCTAGAGCACATCAAGCAGACTCCTGAGGAGCCCCAGCCTGGGGAATCCTCGTGGGCTCACAGCCTGAAGAGCCGTCTGCTCTCCTTCCCCTTCTGGTTATGGACCACCATTTTCCTAATCCCTTACCTCCAGGTCTTTCTGTTCCTGTACTCCTGCACTCGAGCTGACCCCAAAACAATAGGCTACTGCATCCTCCCCATCTGTTTAGCCGTCATCTGCAACCGACACCAGACATTTGCCAAGGCCTCAAATCAGATCAGCAGGTTTCAGCTGATCGATACGTGa
- the LOC117424223 gene encoding lysosomal enzyme trafficking factor isoform X1 codes for MEKKGVWRMMNFRQRMGWIGVGLYLLASVAAVYYVFEINQTYNRLTLEHIKQTPEEPQPGESSWAHSLKSRLLSFPFWLWTTIFLIPYLQVFLFLYSCTRADPKTIGYCILPICLAVICNRHQTFAKASNQISRFQLIDT; via the exons ATGGAGAAG AAAGGAGTATGGAGAATGATGAACTTTCGTCAGCGGATGGGATGGATCGGTGTGGGGCTGTACCTGCTGGCTAGCGTTGCTGCAGTTTACTACGTCTTCGAGATTAACCAGACGTATAACCGGCTCACCCTAGAGCACATCAAGCAGACTCCTGAGGAGCCCCAGCCTGGGGAATCCTCGTGGGCTCACAGCCTGAAGAGCCGTCTGCTCTCCTTCCCCTTCTGGTTATGGACCACCATTTTCCTAATCCCTTACCTCCAGGTCTTTCTGTTCCTGTACTCCTGCACTCGAGCTGACCCCAAAACAATAGGCTACTGCATCCTCCCCATCTGTTTAGCCGTCATCTGCAACCGACACCAGACATTTGCCAAGGCCTCAAATCAGATCAGCAGGTTTCAGCTGATCGATACGTGa